The nucleotide sequence CTCGCTTGAGGCTCAGAAAAGATACAGGTCCGCTCCCCTCCTGTCAACCTCTCCTCCCTTACCTTTCGTTTGCGCGTAAGCAGGATTGGCGAAAACCACGTCTGTGGGCAGAGAAATGCGGTCCGGCCAGGTTTGGGCGAGAGGGCGGCAGAAGGGAGACCGACCCCCAGGCGCACTGGCCTCCCGCGCCTGCCCCAACACGCCTATACTCTTTCTTTGGCAAAGACCCGCGTTCCGTGCCAAACGGACCGACGCGGAAGGGAGGCACGCTATATGCAGGACATGCAAGAACTACTGGAAAAACTGGCGTCGCTCCGGGAGTATCTTTGACATTCCCGGCAAAACGCGCCGCCTGAACGAGCTGGACCGTGAGCTGAGTGATCCTGACTTATGGAACGACTCGGACCGTGCGCGTAAGGTCACGCAGGAGGCGGGCACCGTGCGGCGCATCGTGGACGAGTACAACTCGTTGAAGTCGGACGCAGAGGGCCTGAGCGAGATGCTGGAGATGGCCGACGCCGAGGAACGCGAGATGCTGGCCGAGGAATACGGCGGCATTGCCGCGCGGGTGGACGGGCTGTACAAGGAAACGCTGTTCACCATGAAGCACGCCGACACGTCGGCCATCGTGCGGGTCAAGAGCGGCGCGGGCGGCACCGAGTCTCAGGACTGGGCCGGCATGCTGTCGCGCATGTTCATGCGCTGGGGCGAGCGCCGCGGCTACAAGGTGGAACTGATCGACCAGCAGGACGGCGATCAGGCGGGCGTACTGAGCTCGGAGTTCATCATTCGCGGCGACAAGGCTTACGGCATGCTGGCCCCCGAGCACGGCGTTCACCGCCTGGTGCGGGTGTCGCCTTTCGACAGCAACAACCGCCGTCATACCTCGTTCGCCTCGGTGGACGTGGTGGCTGAGGTGCCCGAGGAAGAGATCAACATCCACATCCCGGACAGCGATCTGCGCCGCGACGTCTTCCGTTCGCAGGGTGCGGGGGGCCAGGGCGTGAACACCACCGATAGCGCCGTTCGCCTGACCCACCTTCCCACCGGTCTCGCGGTGGCCTCGCAGGTGACGCGCTCGCAGATCAAGAACCATGACATCGCCCTGCAGATTCTCAAGCAGCGCCTCTACGACATCGAGATCAAGAAGCGCGAGGCCGAGGAAGCCAAGGCCCGCGGTGAGCAGAAGAAAATCGAGTGGGGCAGCCAGATCCGCAGCTACGTGCTGGACAAGCAGTACATCAAAGACCACCGCAGCGGCGTGATGAAGCACAACCCCGACGCGGTGCTTGACGGTGACCTGGATGACCTGATGTGGGCGGGCCTGGAGTGGATGGCAGGCAAGCGCGTGGCCGAGGAAAGCGCCGACGACGAGTAGGCCCCGTCCTGGCCGATCACGCCTTCCGGTGCTACGCAGCGCGCAGGCACGGTAGGACCCGGGCGCGGATGGTTTAATGGGGTTTGAATCTCCCCAGCCGTCCGCGCTCTCACATGGCCTTTTGCGGCCAGCACCTCGTCTCACGTCACCCTTCCGTCTTCCCCGTTCCATGAGAGCCGCCCATGACTGAACCCGCAAAGCGCGCCATTCCTGGATACACCCTGCACCGCACCCTGGGCCGCGGCAACACCTCGCTGGTCTGGCTGGCCACGGACCCGCAGGGGCGGGACGTGGCCCTCAAGCTTCCCCACGAGGAGACGCTGCGCGCGCAGGAGGCGGCGGAACGCTTCGGCAACGAGGTCCGGCTGACCCTGAAGTTCCGGCATCCGCACATGGTCGAGGGCTACGCGGGCCAGGCATTCGGACCGGAGGCGTTTCTGACCATCCGCTATTACCCGGACGGCGCCCTGAACGAGCAGCTGGCCCGGATTTCCAGCCGCCGCCTCCCGCCTGCCGCCGCCATGAGACTTCTGGCGGACGTGGCCTCGGCCCTGGCCTACCTGCACCACCTGGGGGCGGTTCACCAGGACCTCAAGACGCACAACATCTACGTGGATGAGACTGGCCGCGCCGCGCTGGGCGATCTGGGCAACACGTATTTCGTGGCGCAGGGCGGACAGGTCAGCGGCAGTCCGTACTACATGGCCCCGGAGATCTACCACGGCGAGAGCAGCAGCGCTGCCAGCGACGTGTACAGCCTGGGCATCCTGATGTACGAGCTGCTGGCGGGCGAGCGCCCCTACCAGGGCCACACCTACGAGGAACTGATGGTGGCGCACATGACCCGCTTTCCAGCCCCGCTGACCCACCTGAATCCGGCGGTCTCCCGCCCGGTGTCGCGGCTGGCCGGGCTGGCACTGGCCAAGCGTCCCGGCGAACGCCCCAGTGCCGACGCGATTCGCCGCGCCCTGCTCAGGGATCTGGGCGAGACGCCACAGGACGAGGTGTACGAGAATTCAGGTGCGCCTGCTGAACCGGAAATGGGCAAGACGACGCCGGTAGGACGGCACGGTCCCGTTCAGTCACGGACGCCCCGCCCCGAACCCGAGGCCAGGCCGGAGCCGCCTAAGGGCGGGGGCTGGAATCCCTTCAAGCGCCGCAAGTAGCTGGACCGGGGACGCCGTTTCAAGCAGCCGGGGCCAGCAAGCGCCCAAGACTGAGCCACATGCCCGCCTTAGGTGACCCTGCCTGGACCCCGCGTTGAACCCCAGAACCCCCCGGGTCGTACCCAGGCCAGGAGGCTTCACCATGACCCACCGAACTGCCACTGTCCTTGCCGCCGTCCTGCTGACCGCCGCTGCCGGGGCCAGCACCGCCACACCCGCCCAACCCGCCACGGCGGACAGGGCGACGGTCCGTTACCTGCCCTACACCAAGGCCGCGTACGACGCCGCCAGAGGCAAGAAGAGGGTGCTGTTCTTCCACGCAACGTGGTGCACCAACTGCAAAGCTGCCGACGCCGACATTTTGGGAAAGCTGGCCGAGATTCCGGAAGATGTGGTGATCTTCAAGACCGACTACGACAAGGAAGTGGCACTGAAAAAACAATACGGCATCATCTCCCAGCACAGCTTCGTGCTGACGGACAGCAGCGGCAAGGCGCTGAAGAAGTGGGCGGGCGGCAAGCTCAGCACCATCATCAGCAAAACGCGGGACTGACATGCTGCTGCTGCTGGTGGCCTTTTTCGGCGGCCTGCTGACCGTGCTGTCGCCGTGCGTGCTGCCCGTGTTGCCCGTGTTGCTGTCGGGTTCGGTGGGGGGGCGCGGGAGGCCCGTGGGCATCATTGCCGGATTCATCGGCTCGTTCGTGCTGCTGACCCTGTTTCTGGCGACGCTGGTGAACGCCCTAGGCCTGAGCGTGGACGCCTTGCGCTGGGGCGCGGTGGCGCTGCTGCTGCTGTTCGGCCTGACGCTGGCCGTGCCCGCCCTGCAACTGCGCTTTGAATTGCTGGCGGCGCGGGCACTTCCGCAGGGCAGGGGCAGCGGTGGGGACGGCTTTCTGGGCGGCGTGCTGGTGGGCGTCACGCTGGGCGTGGTCTGGACCCCCTGTGTCGGGCCGATTCTGGCCAGCGTGACCACGCTGGCCCTGAGCGGGGAGGTCACCGGCTTTGCCGCCGCCGTCACGCTAGCCTACGCGCTGGGCGTGGCGATTCCCATGCTGGCCGTGATGTGGGGCGGGCGCCAGCTGCTGCACCGCCCGGCCCTGATGCGCCGCCTGGGCGGCATCCAGCGGGCGTTCGGCGTGGTGCTGATGCTGTTTGCTGTAGGGATGGTCTTCGGCATGGACCGCCGGATTCAGACGGCCCTGGTAGAGAACCTGCCCGCGTTGCAGCAGCTGACCTTTCTGGAGGAAACGCCCGCCGTACAGCGGCAGCTGGAGCGGACGCTGCCGTAAGCCACAAACATGAAAATGAAAAAGGGAGGCCCCGGCACATTCAATGCCGGGGCCTCTCTCCTGTTGCGGGTTACTTCTGGACGATGTAGGCACTCTCGATCACATCGGGGGTGCCGGGCATGCCGGGCTGGATGCGGGTGAGTTTATCCAGCACGTCCAGACCCTCGATGACCTTGCCGAACACGGTGTGCTTGCCGTCCAGGTGCGGGGTGGCGGTGAAGGTGATGAAGAACTGGCTGCCGTTGGTACGGGGACCGGCGTTGGCCATGCTCAGCACGCCCTTGCCGCTGTGGCGGTGCGAGGACCCAAACTCGTCCTCGAACTTGTAGCCGGGGCCGCCTGCGCCGGTGCCGGTGGGATCGCCGGTCTGGGCCATGAAGCCATCGATCACGCGGTGGAATTTGATGCCGTCGTAGTAGTGGTGGCGCAGCAGATACGCAAACGAGTTGACGGTCACCGGCGCGTCGTCAGGAAACAGTTCCACCACAATGCGGCCCTTGCTGGTTTCCAGCACGGCGCGGTACTGCTTGCCCGGCTCGATGCCGTCGCCCAGCTCGGGAGCGCTGGAGAACTTGGTCTGGCGCTCGGCGCTGAGTTCGGGGGCCTGGGTAAATCCATCGGCGGTGTAGGTGTCAGACATGGGGGGCATTGTAACGGCGCAGCCCAGGTGAAGCGAAAACAGTCCCCTCACTTGGCCTCATTCATGGGTCTCGTCCAGAAAGATCTCCTCAATGTGCCGCCCGAACAGCCGCGCCAGCTTGAAGGCCAGCGGCAGGCTGGGATCGTACTTGCCGGTTTCCAGCGCATTGACCGTCTGGCGCGACACGTCCAGCCGGTCGGCCAGCTGGGCCTGGGTCAGATCGTGCTCGGCCCGCAGCACCTTGATGCGGTTTTTCATTCCCCGCGCTCATCCCGGCGGCGCAGATAGAGGTTGGTCAGGCCCATGGCCAGCAGCCCGGCAACCAGGGAAAGGTAGCTGGCACTCAGGGAAAGGTAGAGAAGGTCTGGAGGAAGGTCAGGCAGTCCAGGGGTCTGGGTCCGGCCTGAAATCTTCATGGACTGGTACAACGCCCACCACAGCGTCCAGGCCAGCCCCGAGGACGTGACCACACCGCTGACCATCCAGCTTTTCAGGAAGCGCAACTTCCCCAGTTCATCCAGTACCTGGTACTGCCGCACCCAGATGCCCACGCCAAGCAGCATGGTGACGCTACTGACCACCCAGAACACCACGTCCGAAACCGGCCGGAGGGCGGCGTAAGAGAACAGGCCGGTCACCACCACGAACAGCGCGGCCGCGTACGCGAATTCCACCCAGCGAATTCGGGACCACTGCCGGTCACGTTTGGACTGTTTCATCGCGCTCACCTCTGCTCCAGCGCCCTGGCAGCGCTGCTCTGCTTCACGAAGATCACGCCGTCGAACGCCAGCGGCAGCGTCACGTTGGCCCCGGTGGCCTGTCCCACCGCGTACAGCGCCCCCACGCCCGCGATGCGAACCGGCTGCGCGAGCCAGCCCCTCAGCAAGGGGGTCTGCATGGCCTGCGCCACGTTCAGATAGGCGGCGGGGGCGTCCCCGGCAATCAGGGCGTCGAGGCTGTCGCGCGGT is from Deinococcus aerolatus and encodes:
- the prfB gene encoding peptide chain release factor 2 (programmed frameshift), yielding MQELLEKLASLREYLDIPGKTRRLNELDRELSDPDLWNDSDRARKVTQEAGTVRRIVDEYNSLKSDAEGLSEMLEMADAEEREMLAEEYGGIAARVDGLYKETLFTMKHADTSAIVRVKSGAGGTESQDWAGMLSRMFMRWGERRGYKVELIDQQDGDQAGVLSSEFIIRGDKAYGMLAPEHGVHRLVRVSPFDSNNRRHTSFASVDVVAEVPEEEINIHIPDSDLRRDVFRSQGAGGQGVNTTDSAVRLTHLPTGLAVASQVTRSQIKNHDIALQILKQRLYDIEIKKREAEEAKARGEQKKIEWGSQIRSYVLDKQYIKDHRSGVMKHNPDAVLDGDLDDLMWAGLEWMAGKRVAEESADDE
- a CDS encoding serine/threonine-protein kinase, producing MTEPAKRAIPGYTLHRTLGRGNTSLVWLATDPQGRDVALKLPHEETLRAQEAAERFGNEVRLTLKFRHPHMVEGYAGQAFGPEAFLTIRYYPDGALNEQLARISSRRLPPAAAMRLLADVASALAYLHHLGAVHQDLKTHNIYVDETGRAALGDLGNTYFVAQGGQVSGSPYYMAPEIYHGESSSAASDVYSLGILMYELLAGERPYQGHTYEELMVAHMTRFPAPLTHLNPAVSRPVSRLAGLALAKRPGERPSADAIRRALLRDLGETPQDEVYENSGAPAEPEMGKTTPVGRHGPVQSRTPRPEPEARPEPPKGGGWNPFKRRK
- a CDS encoding thioredoxin family protein, translated to MTHRTATVLAAVLLTAAAGASTATPAQPATADRATVRYLPYTKAAYDAARGKKRVLFFHATWCTNCKAADADILGKLAEIPEDVVIFKTDYDKEVALKKQYGIISQHSFVLTDSSGKALKKWAGGKLSTIISKTRD
- a CDS encoding cytochrome c biogenesis CcdA family protein, with translation MLLLLVAFFGGLLTVLSPCVLPVLPVLLSGSVGGRGRPVGIIAGFIGSFVLLTLFLATLVNALGLSVDALRWGAVALLLLFGLTLAVPALQLRFELLAARALPQGRGSGGDGFLGGVLVGVTLGVVWTPCVGPILASVTTLALSGEVTGFAAAVTLAYALGVAIPMLAVMWGGRQLLHRPALMRRLGGIQRAFGVVLMLFAVGMVFGMDRRIQTALVENLPALQQLTFLEETPAVQRQLERTLP
- a CDS encoding peptidylprolyl isomerase, translating into MSDTYTADGFTQAPELSAERQTKFSSAPELGDGIEPGKQYRAVLETSKGRIVVELFPDDAPVTVNSFAYLLRHHYYDGIKFHRVIDGFMAQTGDPTGTGAGGPGYKFEDEFGSSHRHSGKGVLSMANAGPRTNGSQFFITFTATPHLDGKHTVFGKVIEGLDVLDKLTRIQPGMPGTPDVIESAYIVQK
- a CDS encoding helix-turn-helix transcriptional regulator, which translates into the protein MKNRIKVLRAEHDLTQAQLADRLDVSRQTVNALETGKYDPSLPLAFKLARLFGRHIEEIFLDETHE